The DNA segment GATCGAGGGCACGATCCAGAGGCTCGCCCAGATGGCGCGCGCCGCCGGCATCCATGTCGTGCTGGCGACGCAGCGCCCCTCGGTCGACGTCATCACCGGCACGATCAAGGCGAACTTCCCGACCCGCATCTCCTTCCAGGTGACGAGCAAGATCGACTCGCGCACCATCCTCGGCGAGATGGGCGCCGAGCAGCTGCTCGGCCAGGGCGACATGCTCTACATGGCCGGCGGCGGGCGCATCACCCGCGTCCACGGGCCCTTCGTCTCCGACGCAGAGGTCGAGAAGGTCGTGGCTCACCTCAAGACGCAAGGCCGGCCGCAATACCTCGACGCCGTCACCTGCGAGGACGAGGACGGCGCCGACGACGAGGGCGGCGCGGTCTTCGACAAGACCGGCATGGGCGCCTGCGACTCGGACGACCCTTACGAGCAGGCCGTCGCCGTCGTGCTGCGCGACCGCAAGGCCTCGACATCCTACATCCAGCGCCGCCTCCAGATCGGCTACAACCGCGCCGCCTCCATCATGGAGCGCATGGAGAACGAGGGTATCGTCGGGCCAGCTAACCACGCAGGCAAACGCGAGATCCTCAGGGATGGCGGTCCCTTGCGCGACGACGAGGATTGAGCGGCGGCCGGGCGCTCAACCCGTCAGAACAGGAACCCCTGAAATCTCTCTCCCGCCGGCTGAGGATCCGCATTGACGCGCCGCTGATCTAAATTATATAGATGCTTATGATCAGCATGCCTAAGGCTCCGCCCCCGACCGTGGGATTCCTGCTGCACGACGTCGCGCGCCTGTTGCGCAAGCGCTTCGAGCAGCATGCGCGCGATTCCGGGCTGACCCGCTCGCAATGGCAGGTGCTCGCCTATCTCGACCAGAATGCCGGCATCCAGCAGGGCGCGCTCGCCGAGCTGATGGATGTCGAGCCGATCACGGTGGGGCGCATCCTCGACAAGCTCGAAGGCTGCGGCCTGGCCGAGCGCCGGGCGCACGCCACCGACAGGCGCATCTGGCAGCTCTACCTGACCGCCAAGGCCC comes from the Bosea sp. (in: a-proteobacteria) genome and includes:
- a CDS encoding MarR family winged helix-turn-helix transcriptional regulator produces the protein MPKAPPPTVGFLLHDVARLLRKRFEQHARDSGLTRSQWQVLAYLDQNAGIQQGALAELMDVEPITVGRILDKLEGCGLAERRAHATDRRIWQLYLTAKAQPKLKEIRAIAEITRAEAFGAIPPAEREQLLATLGQMKTNLTAACQKPVAERRVRNG